The Ruminococcaceae bacterium R-25 DNA segment TCTCGTTATCAAGAGCACTCGTAGCCTCATCAAAGATAAGAATAGGCGGGTTCTTCAAAAATACTCTCGCAATAGAAAGCCTCTGCTTCTGTCCGCCTGAGAGCTTAATGCCGCGCTGTCCGATATCGGTATCGTAACCGTTCGGAAGTTCCATTATGAAGTCATGCGCGTTAGCAAGCTTTGCTGCTGCGATTATCTCTTCCTTGGTTGAACCGGGCTTGCCGTAGCTTATGTTTTCAAGCACGGTTCCTGCAAAAAGATAAACATCCTGCTGCACTATTCCGATGTGATCTCTAAGGCTCTTAAGCTTGATATCACGGATGTCTTTTCCGTCGATCTTAATGTCGCCGTTGGTTACATCGTAGAATCTCGGAATGAGGCTGCAGAGCGTTGTCTTACCGCCGCCTGAAGAACCTACAAGAGCAACATAGGAACCGGCTTCGATATCAAGATTGATATGACGCAATACTCTGTGCGCTCCGTCCTTATACTTGAACGATACGTCTTCAAATAAGATATCGCCTTTAACGTCAGTCAGCTCAACAGCGCCTTCACGGTCTTTGATATCAGGTTCGATATTAAGGATCTCAGTAAATCTCTCAAAGCCTGTATAGCCATTCTGGAACTGCTCCGTGAAATCGACAATGACTCTGATCGGTTCCGTGAAAGTATTAATGTACAAAAGGAACGCGATAAAGTCAGGTATCTCAACCAGGCCGTCTGAAATAAGAACAGCACCGGTAATGATGACTACGATATTTACCAGAAGGATAAATGCAGTCATGCCGGACTGGAACAGGCCTAAATAAAGATAGCTGTTCTTCTTGGTCTTTAAGAAAGCATCATTGCCTTCTTTAAACTTGGCAATCTCGATATCTTCATTGGCAAATGACTTAACGACTCTGATGCCCGAGAGATTGTCTTCAGTTCTCGAATTGATATCTGCAACCTTTTTTCTGTTCTCTTTGAAAGTCTTTCTCATCTTCTTGTTTAGGAAGAAAACGTAGATGAACATAAACGGCAGGATAATGAACGATGCAGCAGTCAAATACTTGCTTATGCCAAACAGGATGATGAATGCGCCGACGATCTTGATCAGGGATATTACGATGTTTTCAGGACCGTGATGCAGGAGTTCAGTAATATCAAAAAGGTCATTCGTGATCCTGCTCATCAGCTGTCCGACCTTCTGGTCGTCAAAGAATGAGAATGACAGTTTCTGATAGTGCTCGAAAATCTCGGCACGCATGTTATATTCCATCTTCGCGCCCATAACATGACCGATATTGGTTATATAGAAGTTAGATAAGAACTGGACCACCACAAGACCTATGAGAAGTATTCCGAGCTGGATTATCCTCTCTTTGGCGCCTTCTTCAAGATATATAACTTCAGAGGTTATATAACGGACTATAAGAGGAATGACCAGTGCTATTGCAGAAGCCACGACAGCAAAGAACATATCCAAAAGGAATGTTCCCATATATGGCTTATAGTAGCTAATGAGCTTTTTCAGATTCTTTAACATTCGATATTCCCCAAAAATGAATTTCCGAACATTATACTCTTATTCGATGATTCCGCCATGGAAATAACACTCGTAGATCTTATTTCCCTTATAACTTATGGTCTCATAGCCCTGAAACCATTCAAAATCCCCTGTAACATCACACTTAAACGTGTAATCGCCGTTCGTATATGTATCAGGTCCTCTGAAAGGCTTATCGTAAGGCACATTGAGCAAAGCTTCCTTTAGAAAATCTCCGCTGAAGTTATCACCAGTTACTCTTCCGGCGTAATTCATGCTCCAGTAAGGCTTATCTGCGATCCACAAAGCCTCTTCTCCGGCAAACTTATTGCCGCCTAAATATGTATCGTAATACTTCAGATCATCTTCTTTATATACCAGATCGTGAGAACCTGTCCTTGAAGATGCCGTCTCAGCGCCTTTGCCTGCATAAGTTGCCTTCTTTGCCCTGATTAAAAACTCGATTATCCTGTTATCCATTTTTCTCTTCCAATACGTATTTATCTTTTACTTCGTAAGGCTTGTTCCATGAACCGATCTCAATAATGTTTCCTTCAGGATCAGCTACATAACATGTCCTCTGCCCCCACGGTTCGTCTTCAGGTTCTAAGACAGATACAGCTCCGCCATCAATTGCTTTCTTATATGCAGCATCCACTTCTTCAAATGAGTCAACATAGAGAGCTATCTCATAGTGGCCGTTCAAGCCCTTAACATATTCATATCTGCGGCTGGTCATCTTTTCAAAATCATTTCTGCCATAAAACAGGAATAAAGTACCGTCCTTGACCAGATAGACATTGCCTGTATCTTCCGGTTCCTTTATCTCAAAGCCCAAAACGTCCCTGTAGAACCTGATCATCTTACCCATATCTTCTACAAAGATTCCGAATCCGTCTAATCTCATATCCTTATCCTCCCCTGCTTTATTGCCTAATACTAACATAAGTCCCGTTCTGTTTTGCGGCCAATTCTCACGCGGATAGAATAATACCCTCTGCCTTGGTTACAGAGGGTATTACCTGTTGTGCTAAATACTCTTAATAGGAGCTTATTTAATCCCAAGTCTTATTGTCCCAGTTTGACTTCTCCCAGGTGTGGAAGCCGTCGAGAAGTGTCATCATTATCATTTCGCGCATAGGCGTTGGGAAAACATTCAGTTCATTATTGATCTGTGCTTTAAAAGCGTTGAAGTCTTCCCGGAGAGCCCTTAACACCGCGCCTTCTCTTAATTTAGAGTCAGATATCTTAAAGTTGCTTATAGTCTTTCTAAGAAGTCTCGGGTCCGAATTATCGATTACCACCGGTTTTTCCATGATCTCTGATGCATCTGTCAATCCAAATCCCCAATCGGAGAGCACTGACTCTGCTACCATATTTATGACTCCGTAACTTGAATCCTCCGACGGATCCAGTTTCTTAACAGTTATGTCTTTTGCTTTAACGCCCTTGAGAAGCAGATCCACCATATCGGATCTGATCTTGACGCCAAGAAGGAATAATTTCTGGTCATCTAACTTTTTTGTATCATCAAAATAAACAATCGGCTCATCAACATATCTTTCAAGATCAAAAACCATATTTA contains these protein-coding regions:
- a CDS encoding ATP-binding cassette subfamily B protein, producing MLKNLKKLISYYKPYMGTFLLDMFFAVVASAIALVIPLIVRYITSEVIYLEEGAKERIIQLGILLIGLVVVQFLSNFYITNIGHVMGAKMEYNMRAEIFEHYQKLSFSFFDDQKVGQLMSRITNDLFDITELLHHGPENIVISLIKIVGAFIILFGISKYLTAASFIILPFMFIYVFFLNKKMRKTFKENRKKVADINSRTEDNLSGIRVVKSFANEDIEIAKFKEGNDAFLKTKKNSYLYLGLFQSGMTAFILLVNIVVIITGAVLISDGLVEIPDFIAFLLYINTFTEPIRVIVDFTEQFQNGYTGFERFTEILNIEPDIKDREGAVELTDVKGDILFEDVSFKYKDGAHRVLRHINLDIEAGSYVALVGSSGGGKTTLCSLIPRFYDVTNGDIKIDGKDIRDIKLKSLRDHIGIVQQDVYLFAGTVLENISYGKPGSTKEEIIAAAKLANAHDFIMELPNGYDTDIGQRGIKLSGGQKQRLSIARVFLKNPPILIFDEATSALDNESENIVKESLEKLAKNRTTIVIAHRLSTVRNAERILVLTENGIEESGTHDELMAKDGIYAGLYKWNA
- a CDS encoding glyoxalase/bleomycin resistance protein/dioxygenase superfamily protein, encoding MRLDGFGIFVEDMGKMIRFYRDVLGFEIKEPEDTGNVYLVKDGTLFLFYGRNDFEKMTSRRYEYVKGLNGHYEIALYVDSFEEVDAAYKKAIDGGAVSVLEPEDEPWGQRTCYVADPEGNIIEIGSWNKPYEVKDKYVLEEKNG